The Vigna angularis cultivar LongXiaoDou No.4 chromosome 6, ASM1680809v1, whole genome shotgun sequence genome contains the following window.
TTTTCACCAATGAGTAATATAAGaatgtttttttctattatatttttctttatatttcaacatctttttaaaattccaaaactatcttTGCATTTCAAAAAAAACCTACActctatttctttttctcaacgaattttgaaattcgttgaAGAATTTTCTAGCTTCAACTGATTTCGAGATCTgttaaagaaaagtattttttgaaatatggagacacatgaagaaaagtaaagaGATACAAAAAGAAACACTCGTAATATAATTATTCTGCTCAAACCCTATAAATGAATTCGGAATCCAAATTAGGTTGCTTTTTCGTATTCTTCCTACATTTTACTCTCTACACtccattttcatcttcttttctaaTATTCTTCTCACAACTAAATATGTCAAATAAATCCATATAATGTGATTTCATCCTATCCCATGTAAGTTGAGAACCAAAAAGTCCACAGAatcaaaaacaaattattaaaaaagtctACTTAATCAAATATTCCCAAAACTCTATGGGTTGAGACCACTTTGATAGAATTGTCaaatataactatattaatatcattaatattaatttaacaaaaaaaatataaaaatcacataaaacaataaataaataaataattattgaatcaattgtcataaataaataattaaaaaaaatgttcttcTTAATCTTCTTATTCACGTGCACCTCTATCTTAATCTTCTTCTTCACCTGTTCCATTTTGAAAAAGtggttttttaaataatacGGATTACATATCTTAGTAACCACTTTCTATTAATTTCGAATGTTACATATACTGCTATCTTTCATATAAAAATCACAATCTTACTAATCATATAATGGATTAGTGCATTTCATTTTTCATCCTGTCACTTTCTTCTTTGTTTGACTTAACATCGTTTTTAGCAAACAGAGACAAAGTCTTGTGAGAGGTGTCGGTGATGCCATATACTAAGTGGAAACTGAGATATTctggaaatattttaatttaaagtttttagaTATCACCAACTATAACTGTTACACATATTCCTACCAACACCTTTTTTTTACTGTTAATTATGTATATGGAGCAATTTGGAATTGTGCTGCGGTGGTATATTAAAAGCCGCCTTCTATCTGGATAAATTAAACATGATCAACTTTCAACCCAAAAGCACGATTAACAACATAGCGTAAAATAGTCAAATGTGATGTTCTATGTTGCAGACGATGGTTCAATCACTATTGTAGGTAAATGTTGCATTATGGTcaatcaagagaaaaattatcCAAAGGAACACATCAGATTATAGTTACTActgtaattaatattattgcaATTTCATCCCATGCACAACTTGAATAACTAGACAGACACCAATGACGGCAAGGAATGAGAAAGAAACCATTGAGTCTTGTCTTACAGAAGATGTAACATGCATGAAGACACATCTGCTATGAACTGGTGTATCAAGTAACAGTGAGACACGAAGCAGTTTCGTTTGAAGTGCAATGCTAAATCATCTGGTAATGATCTGTCCGTCTGAAGTTTCATTTTCAGCGACCTCCTCCTCAGGACAATTCCATCCAAGGTTCACAGCCAAATCTTCGACCGGAACCTTAATCACATCACTTCTGACACCAATGTCAGTCGCATATCTGCTCATGCAGTACATTCCTGCTGTTACAGTAGCAACACCAACAGGACTTGGCATTAGTAACTTGAGGGGAGAAGAAATCATTGCAGCCAATGGGGCACCGATGATAGAAGAAGCTTGGCCACTTCTTCCAACCCCTTGCCTATCTTGTATCAAAAGACCTGTTTTGCAGTACAGGGCAAAATCCTCACAGTTGTTCTTAAAAACATCATAATTACCAAAGCCGTTTTGAAGAAGATACATTGCTCGATGGATAACAGTCTCTGATGGGTCAGATGATGCAGTAGTGCATGTGCCACCCCTTATTTTGGTGAGGAAAACAGATGGTGAAACTTCATACTCAAAACAGTAAAGAGATCCATTTCGAAGGAAGCAGTCCAAGCAAGAAAGAACTACGCCACTGTTTGGCTGTCTGAATCCACAGTCAGGAAAGGTTGGACATGGGTTGGATGTTGGATCATCCAAGTTTGATGATGTCTCAGCAATTGACTTTAAGTTTCTTTCAGGTCTGAAATGTACAACCTTGCTTCCCCCAACAAAAATGCCTGCATGGTATTTCATGGTATTTAGATTTAATCTAAGTTAAATTTAAGCTTGATTCAATATACATCTGAATTTAGTTAGATGTCATATATTTTGATCAAATCAATTTGAATAAGGGGTAAGCTGCAGGAAAAGGTTGATACTACAAAGCAGCAGCATCTCCCATCGGATTCTGACAAACTGGAGAGAAAACAGTAGAAAAATTTGCCTTCAAACTaacaaaatcaatcaataaCAGATATTCTCATCATGGATGTCGTAAGGATTAAATAAGCAAGGAGGTCTTAGCAACTAAAGCTAAAAAGCTAAAGTATAATTGACCCGCAGCATGCAGCATACACCGAGACAGTGTAAAAGAAATGTGTTATAAATTTGAGAAGGGAAAACAGATAGtactaacattaaaaaattagatgGCTAATATAATTCGCATCGCTCATAATATAGAAATTGATCCTTGAgtagtaagaaaaaaaatgtattcatCTTCATGGCAAGATAAATCCCCTAGCCATTTGCCTGCGTCATCTACCTTGAAAACTTACAATGGGTGATATAACTCCATAAAAAGAGCATCACAAATAAACACTTGATATTTCACAAAATAATCCAAACATAATGATACCCATAACTCTATATGATAAACACAGCTACTGACATTAGTAAGCATAGAAAAAGACCACACTGATGGCAGAGTTAACCCACCTATAATGTTATGGAAATAAGTAAATAAAGACAAGTAAGTGACGTAAAATTCTAATTCCGTGCTGCCACAATCAACAGTCTTCTATGCAGAGATTCATGACCCCGGAAACAGAACTCCCATTGTCCAAAACCACTAGATGGCTTTCATTGAAATATAAACTTATTTCCAGAAATTGTAAAGATGATTTCTACAGTAGCAGTGTTACTATCATTACAGAGGCACAGTATTTGTTCCATGACAAAAATTCTCTTCCAAAGGTACTAAGTTAGACTACTTTAAGTGAAATCTGAATGATACTCGCTCCATACTCGTCAATCAGTCCATATGAACATCTGCAACTGATCATTTCACTCAAAGTCACAAGTAATTATGTTgaatttcaaacaaataaagtCTGATTTACATCTAGTGGAAAGAAAGTTTAGTTTAATTGAGGGCTTTGCTTCCTCGCTTTAACAAGTACATGCCTCTGCTTACAACTGTGTGCAGAGAATACTTAATGTTTATCAATTGAACCTTAGACAGCTCCTAATCCagcaaaaaataaattcataattaatttgcTCACATTTCATATTACCATCCCATACACATTCTGCTTTACAATGCCACTTTGACACCATGTTGAATGTTACCAAATTATTGCATTGCCTCCTAAACATAAAGCTAAACAAAGCATACTCATTATGGCAATGATAGCAGCACATGCACAAATAAAAGGAGTCCAGTTCCAGCCACCAGCGGGTAAAGGAACCAAAATCAACGTCATGGACACCAAGAAGAGTCGGGGAAACAAAAGGGTCACGGGACCCAGCGAACATCACACAAAAACTTACTCattgaaagaagagagaaaaaaaaaaatcctctaCAACACCCATCAATCGAAAGTcaaaaaagaacaattttttcttacaaatcACGAAACCCAAATTGAATTGACAAAGCAAAAACAAACGTTTTCCCCGTGGCGGGAGACGGGGGTCGGGGGTccttcaacaacaacatcacTATCGACCCACTTGCAATTCTGCAAACACatcacacattttttttctcaaacagAAAAAgggcaaacaaaaaaaaatacaaaatgcaGGAGGCGATGCAGAAAACCCAATTGCTGAAAGCTAGATCAAAGAAATCACATTgcaaataaatagaataaaatcgacaaataaaaaaatgaaatttaattttgagaggaaaaagagagattgagaaagACCATGATGAGAATAAGTGAAAACAGCTCTGTAGGTGTAGATATGGTCGCCAGGCTTGATCTCGTGTCTCTCCACTCTGTTAGAAATCAGACCCATTTCTCACTCTCACTCTAAAACTCGCCACTGTCACTGTAACACCGCTCCAAGCTTCAGTGGTTGTAGCATAGCAGAGCAGAAAGAAAGAGTGccaattttcttattatattagACTTGGCCCCACACCAATCCTAATTATTCAACAgcaagaatattattttattgtcgTTCTGAAAATTAACTGAAAACCAAACGTAATTGCGTGTGGAATTGGAATGTGTGTGGCAATCGATGGTAACCTTCTCATCAACTACCCTCACCCAATCCAAATGCCAACCTTTGTTAAAGGGTTGTTTCTGTGGCACATACCGATAGCGACGACGACGATGATCGCCATCATCATCATGGATTACGAATGGACGGATGGTGATTAATAATGATGAATCTTTGGCTAGTTTTTTTATGGTTTTGGACTCTTCTCCTTAACAGTTGACCCGGCGTGGACAATGGTGTCTAGGTATTAAACTATTAACGTAATACACAAGGGTAGATAGACAACGTAAACATTTATGGTTTGTTATAATttcttagaattttttttatttgctagtagtttgaaatatatttaaaaatattattttttatttggatatatattttaaagatttatttttaaatagttttcttcaattaaaaaaaatatattcgtTACAATGCATGTACACTATAAAGAATTcatgaatattttgaaaagattaaaatttagGAACATATAGAATCAGCGTACATCAAAGGTGTTATGTCAAAAATGGATTTCATGTGCATTTAGTCTGCGAATTTCTCTATCTAGATCAATGAAAAAGGAATGCGTCTCGTGATTCCAATAGAGGCCTGTTCCCTTATCTTTTCATCCTTGCTAGAAGTTCTAACCACTCTCATAAAGAAAGCTAAAGCATGTAGGGATCTTAATGGTATAAAAGTGTGTAAAGGATAACTTGATGTTTATGAAGGAAAACGAGATGAAGAGTAACAGGGTTAACAATATCCTGTCTTAATATGAAAAGGTTTCATAAGCCATTAACATGGCAAAAACGAAGATTTTTTGTGATGCTAAAATGAGCTTGTAAACTTAACATTATCttgtttaaaaatgtttggGCACGAAATtgggaggaagaagaaggttgtATAGAACTTGCTTAAAGACAAGGTGTGGAAAAATGTTAAGTCggataaatatttatcaaaagtAGGAAGGGAGATTCTTGTGAAATTTGTGGTCCAGACAATCCTAGTTTACTGTATGAATATTTTGGTATGGAAGATTTGAATCTAATATaagttgaatttgttttttatttcatttcaaaatatttttattaagaaagtatTTTACGTATAGGTAACTTATcttcatttcttattttattttacgtatatataaacttatatttatcttttattttattttatgtatatataaacatttttttattttattttacgtgGAACTTTGTTTATATTCTAACACAATTTACTAAAGTTATCTAAAAAGAAATAACACGAAGCTTCTTAAAAATACATTCTAATGTATTCTTAAAAATAGATTGAGAAGTATTATGGgaatttcataaaaattataagaagtTTCAATACAATTTATGTATAGCTTTTACGCGAGATAagaatattactattttattatgtatatatgtattgaAATAGATAATAAGTACTATGTTAATActtaataaatgtttaaatttatattttaatcagaTTTATAAtccttttatataaattttatccataactaatttaaatcaataattaaaattatgtctATGTAATTAgcattttaaaatgtattactGATTATATTTTATGCAGTTTGATTGATGTATCCGTATTGCAATAAAGTATCGAATTTTACATGTTGGGTCACATGGCAGAGAAGAAAAAGCGAAGAAGTTTCTGCAGAAAAGCAA
Protein-coding sequences here:
- the LOC108340963 gene encoding protein LEAD-SENSITIVE 1, whose product is MGLISNRVERHEIKPGDHIYTYRAVFTYSHHGIFVGGSKVVHFRPERNLKSIAETSSNLDDPTSNPCPTFPDCGFRQPNSGVVLSCLDCFLRNGSLYCFEYEVSPSVFLTKIRGGTCTTASSDPSETVIHRAMYLLQNGFGNYDVFKNNCEDFALYCKTGLLIQDRQGVGRSGQASSIIGAPLAAMISSPLKLLMPSPVGVATVTAGMYCMSRYATDIGVRSDVIKVPVEDLAVNLGWNCPEEEVAENETSDGQIITR